The following is a genomic window from Penaeus chinensis breed Huanghai No. 1 chromosome 7, ASM1920278v2, whole genome shotgun sequence.
attatttttttgtataagaaTCGATGGAAATATGACCTTACATACGTCCATAGGTGTTCTCAGAGCAACTGGCTGAAAATGCAGTTATCAAATGTTTTGGGCGCTTAAGCTTTCTTCTATGACATAAGCATTGGcacgagatagagagacagacatactaataaataaatagatagagatatcgatagaaagagacagagagagacaaagagaaagatatagagcgtggagaggggggggggggcaggggcagagagaaacaacagatagacaaagagaaagaaagatgtgcacacacacacacacacacacacacgcgcgcgcgcgcgcacacaaacacagatatatatatgtatatttataaacacacacacacacacacacacacacacacacacacacacgcacacacgcacacacgcacacacgcacacacgcacacacacacacacaaacatatatatatattttttttcttaacagccattaattccactgcaggacataggcctctctcaattcactattgagaggttaaatggcagtgtcacccttgcctgattggatgcccttcctaatcaaccgcggttcggcgcgctaacattgtgccacggcggtgacttcccctacagcaCTGTGTgtgactctcaaggcgatatgtcgttttctcgggctcgggctgGGTTCAAgcatagtaccctatgagctccccgtgtcAGGGTTACGGGGAAGGTGCTGGCTGCTTGgcaatggtttatatatatatatatgaatgccgcgatggtacagaggttagagtactggactccgaccctcagataacacacacacacacacacacagatacgaaaaaaacaaacaaatgccaGTGTGACAAATACAAGAACAAACAGACAACATAAATAATCAAATACCAATTCGTTTATAaagatcaaaaaagaaaaaaaaaaaaaaaaaaattgaaccgcAAACCCGTTTTCTcgattttttctccccctcccccttcacccccctccatttccccgaatcgtccccccccttcacccccctcccccctacacacacttcCCGGAAACgtttctgcccccccctcccccctccaacccaatTAATCGtaaaaattcattattattattacgattattattattattaatatcattattattactattatcaatttaatattatgatgattattattatcattattatcattaccattatcattgtcattaatataatcattatttttattattatcatcatcattatattaccattattattatcatcattatcattatcattaatatcattattattattattattattattattattattattattattattattattattattattattatcattatcattatcagtatcattaatctcattattattattactattatttttattatcattgttattatcattatattctcattattaatatcctcattatcattatcattattaccattattattataattattattattattatataacattatcattatttttattattattattattatcatcattatcatcatattattattattatttttattatcatcatcattattatacttattatcatttcttacttTTTCGGGGGAATTTATCAGTATCAGGCTTTTTTATTTTGGTGGATGATAAAAAATTAAAGGTTAATTGGTGCTTATCAGTCGCTTCAGTTTAAGTGgattataaaggaaaaaaaataagtcatCTATTTATCGCGTCAGAACAAAGGTGGGTTTTATTTTCGTGGAATTtagtatgtacgtatgcgtgcatgtatatatatatatatatatatatatatatatatatatatatatatatatatatatatatatatatatatgtatgtttgtctatgtatgcacgtgcttttgtgtatgtatgtatgtatgtacgtacgtatatttatgtatgcgtgtgtctttgtgcatgtatgtgtgaacgtATATTTATGTTCGCATATCTATgtaggtgtatttatgtatatatgtatgaatcagtatatatgtatgcaagtatgaatGTGTATGGTTGGATATGTTTAAGATTAAATTAaaccttattttatttttgatgtgtatatatgtatgcatatattttttctgtatgcatgcgtgcatgtatatatatatatatatatatatatatatatatatatatgtatgtatgtatatatatatatatatatggatatgtatgtatattcatgtatacatatgtctttatgcatgtatgtatgaacgtatatttatgtacacatatttatgtaggtgtatttatgtatatatgtatgaatcagtatgtatgcatgtatgtaagtgtatggatgaatatttttttttatctaattctatatatatatatattttttagcatgAATTTCACGTACACCTGTACGCATCTATtttcatattaatgtatattgatatatgtattttcccCAATACGCGTAACTTTTGCCGATTCATTAGATGAACAGaagatacgtgtgtgcgtgcttgaatgtgtacacatatgtgtgtatgtataatcatgcGTACATCCAAAGTATACTCCTTTATTTTGcaattgataatatataattgataaaagACGGGGGATAAGACAATAATTCGTTGCAAATACCAAACGGTTTTAATTGTCCAATTGTCTTACAAATCAAATCAACGAACAATCACAGTaacaaggaacaaacaaacacatctcgTGAAACTTGGGCGTCTTAAAGGCACAGGACACCGGAGGGCCATGAAGGAGAATGGATAATTGCATTTGCAAAATGTGCAATCTGAGCATATACGTTCATGATGTAACAAGATTAAaatgatgtgtgtctgtatgtatgtatgtgtgtgtgtattcatgaatgtatatatgtatatgtgtgtgtattcctatatgtatatatgtacttctgTATATTcaggtatctatgtatatatatatgtatgtgtaaatattaatttatgtatacatatatatgcgcacatatgtacgtatatataacgtacaaacataaacgtacatataaatCTGCACGTATTTATAAATCCATGCCTAATACGACCGCAAATCCTACAAAGCGAAGTCCTCTCTCCAAATCGACCTCTTATCAGTGGTACACGGGCCCGCGCCTTCTCTCGCAGACGATGGGCTTGACATGGTGACAGGCGATGTCATGCCACTTTATGCCATCGTTGTAGAAGTTGTTGAGGACGGCGTGACAGGCTTCGTTGTTGTTCTCTCGGTTGTCAGGCTGACGGACACCATCgctggaaggtgggggggggggggggggttattattatgctttttattatcattggtattgttattattcttattatttgtcttattatttttcttgttagtattattattatccttattatcattattatcgttcttattattatttttcttattataatccttctctttatcaagaagtagaagataaaaagtaaaaaaaaagtaaaaaaaataagaaatataaaaaataaaagtaaaaaaaagttaaacaaaaagcaaaagaagtaataaataaaaataaaaaagaagaagacgaagaaaaataaagaagataacacATAAAACCCAAAAATCAAAAAAACCCTTAGACACTCACGCTCCGGTCGCGGACCAGTTGAGGTGGAGGAAGGGCGCGGCCGACGCCCAGCGCCACCCGCCGTAGGCCCTCGAGCCGCTCGTCCAGATGTACGCCAGGTTAtctgaagagggggaggggggggtgagtatgagggtgaagaaggagatggaagaggaggaggaggagagaggagggggaggaggaggaggaggaggaggaggaggaggaggaagaggaggggaaggaggaggagagaggaggggaagaaggaggaggaggagagaggaggggaaggaggaagaggaggaaaaggaggaagataaggaggaggagaaggagatggaagagaaggaggagaaggagaagatgaagaaaagtagaaagagaacatgatgaagaagaagtagaagaatttaCACTTGGCTatctgaagagggagaggaaagtttaaaatataaacatgagaaagacgaaagaaaaatgagaataataataagaagaagaggaaaaagaaaaggaaaataaaatagtagAAAAAATACTACTGAAAAACTGAAACatcatatagagatatatgcaaaACACTTATGACACTGATAAACCGATATTGAAAAGCTGAAACGGCACATAAGAGTAAATTCATTAATATAGGCCTACATTTCATCGTTCCAAAGCGTACACCTCATAAATCAGGAAGTAATTGTTGAATGGAGAGTCATAACAAGCTATTACTCTAACTGATAACACGACATACAGAAAAAAAgtcagattaaaaaaagaaaagaaaaaaaaaaaaaaaaaaaaaaaaaacgtgacagaAACATCCAAGGGAAATATCCTTCCCAAAAATACTTACGTGAAGCGATCACTCCGCTGATGAAGTTGTCCTCAGGCCTGCTCTCGATGCTAACGCCCTGCCAACCGGGACCCAGGTTTGCGCAGTAACTAATAGCTGCTGCATGAGTGTAGTTACGGTTGTTGTCGTGACACCAGGAGTAGTGGTATTCGCTACCGTCCTGGATATGGTCGATTACTTGCGTGTTGCGACACAGATTCCGCTGCACAGGGACGTGGGGGCCTGTTGGAGACCCGCCCGTGTTGTAGCGGTTGCAGGAGGCGCTCGCAACGATGGTCAGCAGAATCAGGGCCTTCatctggagggagggagacgtgtGCTTGTAAGTGgtagaggaaaggtgggggggggggggggggctaggtggtattctctctctttccttttctctctgtctttctggctcATTCTGTGTctgcccttctgtctgtctgtttgcctatctctctctctctctctctctctctctctctctctctctctctctctctctctctctctctcttatcctcattctcattctctctccctttccctctctctctccctctgtatgtgaaaataatggttataaacGAACGACAATGTAGGAATACCTGTTCTTTTCGTTTCCAAACACTCAGATTTTTAAGACATAATGCAAAGTTTGTCACGTATTCCAATAGTCATAATACACCTCACTTCGGTGTACAAATTCACAACGAAAATCATCCCAGTTAACAGTAATCACAACACCCACTTTCAAAGAcccaaagacgaagaaaaagactgTACAGGTCGAGTAAACCAATCACTGGATCCACTTACCTTGGTGTCAGTCGAGTGGAGACTGTGGCCGCTTCCTTCGCCCGCTGCTTTATATACTCCTCCGGGACGACCGGCTGCTTGTGCTTTCGgaatgcgagaaagaaagaaagcacaaacaaacgcacgcacttAGAGGCACGTATGCAtacacagtgcatatatatatatatatatatatatatatatatatatatatattcatataagtatatacatgatatatgtatatgtataagtatacatataagtatattcataatatatatacgatatgtatacgtatctatatatatacacacacacaccgatacatatgcaaacacatgatatatatatatatatatatatatatatatatatatatatatatatatgtatatgtgtgtgtgtgtgtgtgtgtgtgtgtgtgtgtgtgtgtgttagtgtgtgtgtgtgtgtgtgtgtgtgtctgtgtgcatgtgtgtgtgtgtgtgtgtgtctgtgtgcatgtatatatacacacacacatatatatatatatgcatgtatatatacacatatatatttatgcatgtatatatgcacatatatatatgcatgtatatttacacataaatatgcattatatgtatatatgactataatatttatttgtacatttgtaaaatataataaatatacactatTAAGAGTATATATTCACACCTGTTTAAAATGACAACATCCAGACCTTTATCTTGGTGATTAATATTATTCAAGGATTGATATTACTAGCAATATCATCACGATAACCAAAACCACTTTTAAGAAGATTTCACGTCAGTTTAAACAGGCACGTGATTCAGAGGCGCTTCTGTCTCCTCTACAGAAATCAAGAatgctgatatatatgtatatatatattatttgtatataatatatatagtatataactgtacacacacacacagatatatgtatatatacatatttatatacacatacacatatgtatgcatatatacatatacatacacatatattcatacaaacatataaatacatacatgcatatacatacatacacatatatatatatatatatatatatatatatatatatataatatctaatacacacacacatatataaatatatatacatatatatacatatatatgtatatatatacatatatatacatatatatatatatatatatatatatatatatatatataagatctaatacacacacacacacatgtataaatatatatgtatacatatatatacatatatatgtatatatatacatttatatacatatatatatacatatatatatatatatatatatatatatatatatatatatatatatgtacatatacatgttcatatatatatatatatatatatatatatatatacatatatatatatatatatatatatatatatatatatgagtgtgtgtgcgtgtattatatatatatatatattatatatatatatcaatatatatatgcataatatatatgtatatatatatatatacatacacacacacgcacacacggtaacacacacacacacacacacacacacacacacacacacacacacacacacacacacacacgcaaacactcacacatacactcacacacacacacacacacgcaaacacacacacacacccacacacacacatatatatacacacacacacacacacacatatatatatatatacacacacacatatacacattcatgtacacacatacatatatatatatatatatatatatatattcacacacatacatgtatatatatatatatatatatatatatatatatatatatatatatatatatataaacacacacacacacacatacatatatgtatacatataaatatatataaatatgtatgcatctataagcatatgtaaatatacatacatatatatacatatatatatatatatatatatatatatatatatatatatatatatatgtgtgtatatatatgtcaacacagGACTCTCAGACTGGCTGGACGGCCCCCTGAGCCTGGCCAGAGAGGTCAACTTGCCTCAAGTCTCTGAGGGCTCGCCATTCAAGATCGGAAACGGTCACACTGGCATTGATCCGTTCAAGGACAGACAACGTAGCCATCAAGTCGTTCGGCCGCGAGGGGCGAGATGTTGGGTGCCTTGTATTTCCCAAGGAAACTCCAGAGGAATACTGTGTGTCTGTGACTGGAATGCATTTTGGCAACGGTGTGATGCTGCCTTTGAACCAGAGCGGGGCGTTCGAAGCAACGGACCTGAGACAGGGTGACACGAAGCTCAGAGTAGCCGGCCGCCATAGCAGAGGACCTTCAGGAGAGTCACTGGCGCAGCAGAAGGGCGACAACTCCAGAGCCTAGAGCGCCAAGGGCAGCGACGGGCCACTGCCATGAGGCACTGAGGACCAAGATGACGCCCACAGAGCAAAATCATGCAGcgaaatataacacatatactgGTAGGAAAATatactggttatatatatatatatatatatatatatatatatatatatatatatacacacacacacacacacacacacacacacacacacacacacacatatatatatatatatatatatatatatatatatatatatatatatttgtgtgtgtgtgtgtttctgtgtgtgtgtgtcttttcgctttattgcttcttcagggcatgaaCAGGGCCCCACAGTATTCCaacaatacaaacatatatacagtggCGTGGTGGTTCCAAATTGGCTggggggcactgatcgttttttggcgcccccctccccccccctccaagagcactatgccttaggttaatcgcagctatgccgagttgtcatatcgttttcattttgttttggaaggcttttggTGCCCCTTGGTTAAAAGTGTTGGGGCGCCCCTTGACTCCTGATCGCTGTGGgggcccatgcccccccccccccggccaccacgccactgcatatatatatttcaacgcgTGTctgtaaagagaagaagaaaaaggagaaagaaaataagaaaatgtcttAATACAATTTACAATAGTTTACGCTTAAAACCCTCATCCACCCgcaccgttttcttcttctccaagaCGTGTTAAAAtttacaaggaaaaaagaaaaaagaaaaggaaaaaagaaagaaaaaagaaaatggtcatCGCTCTCTGATATTTGGGATTTCCCTGTTTTGGTTACGAGTTTTCCTACTGTTCTTGGACGCTGTTGCTCCATAATTGTTTTTCCTTAAACATTCAATTGCCTCATCTggattatgttaaaaaaaaaaagaaaaaaaaaaataggtatgaGTGTGAATGAATATTTTGACAcgcatgagatgtatttgacaaatTGATGTTTTTCCCCTGGCGAATACATGGCAGAAAACGGTCATTTTTTTCGGTGAAGATAATCCTTGTCATTTCTCGATATTATGCAGTTATAATAACCGATATTGTCAGTTTGATGATGGGCTTCTATCATTAttaaacatatatctgtgtatctattgaCGTTTTTATGTTTAAATGAATCTGTCCTataatacatactgtatacatagtAGTTATGTAACtgtcatattatcatattatctacacacatacacacacacgcacacgcacacgcacacgcacacgcacacacacacacacaacatacacacatacgcagacacacacacacacacacaacacacacatgcaaacactcacacatacaacacacacacacaacacacaacacacaacacacaacacacacacacacacacacacacacacacacacacacacacacacacacacacaaatacacacgcacacatacgcccgCGCGcattgtatatacactatatacagagagagagaaagagtgagagagtgattgatagtgatagatagatagacagataaataaaatgacagatagatgtagaaagagaaagagaaagacagagataaacagacgtaaatagatatacatatatacatggacatgaaTTCTACTTGTGGGTGGTCGTAAACTTCATCGTACTCCTTATCAAAGTTAAATACTCTCTTCTTATCACTACCACAGAGCAGGAAAATAATTTGCAGAACTGAATGTCACCAAAAATTTATGTCATATCATTGTGTAAATATAATTTGAGAGGAAAAAGCTTGAGTAAGCCCAACTGAATTAAAATCTATGGAGAGTGGTACTAatttgaaagaaaacgagaaagaactgATTTATAcgaaaatgggaaggaaaagaaaatgggaaaacagaaaactgaataaaatgggaagaataaaaaaaaaagtataatcagAATTTACTAAAAGATATTCACAGGCAATACAGTTTCAGATAATGATAACGGGCATGATGTTATTCAATGCTATCGGACTGTTTCTATGACATCGGAGCAAAGCTGTTATTAGATAATTGTTACTTATCTGAGGTATGTCTTAGTCACAGAATAATGAGAGGCACGtcaacattcttctgaaacggatccgtgaccactTACGCAGGCACtcgaggccggagcaatctggattcactccgggcaagtccacaatagaccgtatccggCGCTTCGAGTCACTCTGGAACgccatcgtgagttcggtcgtgggttacTGGCAGCCTGCATCGACCTCGAGAAGGCGTTTGAGtcggtgcatcgtgaatcactgtgggagatcctgagagtctcacttcctctctctgtctatatatgtatgtatttcgacacggattattgtcttaatagcaagcctataaactggtactgaaagtgctgtaaagtgtggtgggggcttgtcgaTCTTCTTCCATGTTAACtgaggggtgaggcaaggctgtgtccttgcaccaacactttccaacacttacatggactggataatgggcagagctactatccaaagtcagtgtgaagcaacactgggctatatcaaggtcaccgacctcGACCTTGcagacgatgttgctatcctgagtctctggaatcactggatTCCAGATCCAAGATTTTTGGGGCCTGTTCGGGgcacctgttcagtcgatacatgctcgcggtgaggacgttgaagtcacagagagttctACATACCTTGGCAACGTAGTTCATGACTTTGATCAGGAAGTCAGTTGACAGATTGTTCTAGCAGCAGGTACcaacaagaatatttggagatgtcagttcctatgcagaaggaccaagctacgtgtctccaAGGCCCTGTTACTGTCAATCtagctctatggaagcgaaatctGAACGCTATCCAGTGccctggagtctcgtcttgatgccttttttaaCAAGTCCCTACgacggatcatggggtacagctgGCAGGACCACGTGTTCAACCGAAGGCTACACCGTGAGATCGGCATGGCACCTGTTACTtacataatccgggaccgccaactcagggtATATGGACACCTAACTCATTTCCGtgtggatgatcctgcccatcaggttgtctctctgcgggACAATCCTGAGAGGAAgaagcccgtgggacgacctaggaggtcatggattgggcagctcgaccacacctgtcgcgaggagctagagatAGGCTGAGAGAATGCCTGGAGGCTCGTCATGAGGGACCCCTGTGGTTGGAAGCGAACGATGCATGCGGCCATgtgccccgtcggcgttagccacccgatgaatgatgatgaagtaCGTAATGTTTCCGTAAAAATGATCTATGTAATTAGATTTTCAACAGTCTGTAACATTTTTGCATTAATGATTCGTGAaggttaacccaatcgccccgtatggcaagaatacatatcATACCCACCGCAACACAagcttatttattgtatttactcatATATGGCTTTACGAGTgttaagtcaccaaggagtcagttattagtactatctatctcacctgtttacccttttcctcgactcttggaaagggtcttttgcattatttcattgtcttaaatgttatcgagattttaaaaacattttaataatcataacatcaataaaaacattaatagtaccgatatcaactgtattaaaaagaaaaacagattttcccgccaattttcctgccggctgagcacatgtggagccatctgtatgtaacaacattcacagaAAAACTACAGGGGACTAAACATAAACCCGGGACGGTTGGGTTAATGAGGCAACATGAGACATTTTACACTTACTGATCACtaaaatctctcttcctctctctctctctttatgtatgtataacatgcacacacacacacacacacacacacacacacacacacacacacacatatgtatgtatgtaaacatatctatctatctacctatctacatgtgtgtgcgtgtgtgtgtgagcgcttatgtatatatatatatatatatatatatataatatatgtatatatattactattctgTAGAATATATACTGTTATTCATTTACACTTAAGACGTCTTATCATGAGTGTCACTTCAATCAGTAGAAGTTTAGTGAAAACATGAGTTTGGAACAGATAAAGTAAAGTAATAACATGCACTTagtattttcttatactttttgtCATATATCAACTTCCTAATCGATAAATTTATGTCATATCATTGTCTTAATAgtcttaatagcaagcctattatgtatgtataacagcACAGCCGTCGTTtttgaaagaaatacaaaatactgtataatttattttattggtCATGAGGATACATtaaaaaatacacgaaaatatATCACTGTattataaattttctttttccatttgttCTATGATAGAGTAAAAAAGTAACGACAGCACGAGTATCCTAAGTTTCATTATcactaaacaaataaattactACCTCGATCTGATTTATAGATGAAGGCAAACCtctgaacgaaagaaagaaaacgggtttAGACGAAAACGGGAAgacaagaaataagaagaaaacgggaataaaataaaataaatgaaatcgggaagacaagaaataagaagaaaacgggaagacaagatataaaaagaaaacgggaaaacactcactagagaaaacgaaagaattaaaaaaaaaaaaaaaaagtagacaaaaGAAATATTCAAAAGTTGACTAAAGATGTTGTTCACAAATAATAGGTTTCAGATGATGGCAGCCGATATCGTGCCATTTAATGCCATCGTTGTAGAAATTGTTCAGAATGGCGAGGCACTGCTCGTTGTTATTCTCACGGTTGTCAGGCTGTCGTTGGCCGTCGCTGTGAAGGTAATGAGTGATTTAATTACCTGGATGCTCTTGTAAATATTACTGTGATATTagcgtttatcattattattactaataaagaTAGGGATGttcatattgctaataataacaataatgatcttcatactgataacaataatgacattcttgttaataatgataatggtattagtactaatactgataattatgtttatactaataatggaaatgatataatactaatgataatgatatcaatgctaataacgatgatgatatccatgctcataatgataatgctattgatattaatgacaataataacatcaatgctaataatcataGTGACATCCACGCTACtactaatgacagttataatagtgataacatgattaataatgtcaataataatatttatgatgcaGAGAGCGAGACTGATAATGACACTACGATAACCAatgctattgctactatcattattacttctattactacttctgttgctactaatactattaatagtgatggtagtattgataacgatgataatagtgataatggtaataatgggagtaataatagtgatgataatggtaataataacaataatgataatgatagcaatgatgataattatgttaataatgatgatagtaataataatattgttaataatggtaatggtaataacaatattgttgataatgataataataatgatagtgataagagtaATCTTAAAtgtcacgataataatgatagtaataataatggtgataataatcataatgataataatgaaaatggtgataataatagtagtaatgataatgacgatgatgattataatgataataataataataataataataatgattctactactactaataataatgataatgattataacaatgtcactggtaataatgataattatattcatgatatcattattattatcatatttgtcgtTTTCATTATGAACATCACTTTAAAACTATTCTCATCACTATCTACTTTAAACTATACCACAAGCTTTTATTGCAATTAACATTAGATCCAATTAACACGAACTGATTATATAACATCAGAttaaatatgaaaacaattaa
Proteins encoded in this region:
- the LOC125027284 gene encoding lithostathine-1-like translates to MKALILLTIVASASCNRYNTGGSPTGPHVPVQRNLCRNTQVIDHIQDGSEYHYSWCHDNNRNYTHAAAISYCANLGPGWQGVSIESRPEDNFISGVIASHNLAYIWTSGSRAYGGWRWASAAPFLHLNWSATGADGVRQPDNRENNNEACHAVLNNFYNDGIKWHDIACHHVKPIVCERRRGPVYH